A window of Sulfobacillus thermosulfidooxidans contains these coding sequences:
- a CDS encoding DUF2203 domain-containing protein: protein MTRQFTLEEANQLLPALREHLTRLRSLQDQARKKYEEMRDIREVGYRKDGNLIMLSDYQLAKKEFDQVVAEANQLLATINQLGCRVTDVEIGLVDFPAEINGQPVYLCWRVDEESVKYYHGLEEGYAGRKLIPGIASGQDA, encoded by the coding sequence ATGACACGACAATTTACTCTTGAAGAAGCCAATCAACTATTACCCGCACTCCGGGAGCATTTAACCCGCCTGCGTTCCCTCCAAGATCAGGCACGAAAAAAGTATGAAGAAATGCGGGACATTCGCGAAGTTGGCTATCGTAAAGATGGAAATTTAATCATGCTAAGCGATTATCAACTGGCGAAAAAGGAATTTGACCAAGTCGTCGCTGAGGCCAATCAGCTCTTAGCGACAATTAATCAATTAGGCTGCCGGGTTACCGATGTAGAAATTGGGCTAGTGGATTTTCCTGCTGAAATTAACGGACAGCCCGTGTATTTATGCTGGCGCGTTGATGAAGAGTCCGTGAAATATTATCACGGACTCGAAGAAGGTTATGCAGGACGTAAACTCATTCCAGGCATTGCTTCGGGCCAAGATGCTTAA
- a CDS encoding cob(I)yrinic acid a,c-diamide adenosyltransferase, whose amino-acid sequence MKIYTKTGDGGMTSLWGHGDIKRVPKDHLRVEAYGTIDEANALIGIARSFLEQDALTLDGMLSQIQNTLFALGADLSNVSPDREDRLEAVQIETMEQWIDDLEGHLVPLQQFILPGGHPSAAFLHQARTVVRRAERRLVPLVNADGSYALHLKYLNRLSDFLFVAARDANRAHHVKDIIAEF is encoded by the coding sequence ATGAAAATTTACACCAAAACAGGGGACGGGGGTATGACGAGCCTTTGGGGACACGGCGACATCAAACGCGTTCCCAAAGACCATTTACGGGTGGAGGCTTATGGCACGATTGATGAGGCCAATGCCTTGATCGGCATTGCCCGTTCGTTTCTGGAGCAGGATGCACTCACTTTGGACGGCATGTTAAGTCAGATCCAAAACACATTATTTGCCCTGGGAGCGGATTTGTCCAATGTCAGTCCTGATCGTGAAGATCGTTTAGAAGCCGTTCAAATCGAGACCATGGAACAATGGATTGACGATTTGGAAGGTCATTTGGTGCCCCTTCAACAATTTATTTTACCAGGAGGTCACCCCTCCGCCGCTTTTCTGCATCAAGCCAGAACAGTGGTGCGACGGGCGGAACGGCGGTTGGTGCCCCTTGTCAATGCAGACGGATCCTATGCCCTGCATTTAAAATATTTAAATCGGCTTTCTGATTTTTTGTTCGTGGCCGCGCGCGATGCGAATCGTGCCCACCACGTAAAAGACATCATAGCGGAATTCTGA
- a CDS encoding HDIG domain-containing metalloprotein, with protein MSTMLWPGREQAWQLLNRYTKNPSLIKHALAVEAVMQALAERYGEDPDLYARVGLLHDFDYEAFPEIGEHTIQGGRILTEEGFPDIIVEAIKSHVNENGIPRDTLLKRAIYAADELTGFIVAATLVRPNKSLSELTPKSVIKKLKDKSFAKGVNRNDVYQGAEGLGIDLDELIQFIINALIPHAETLGLNP; from the coding sequence ATGTCCACAATGCTGTGGCCTGGTCGTGAACAGGCTTGGCAATTGCTTAATCGTTATACCAAAAATCCCTCTTTGATCAAGCATGCATTGGCCGTTGAAGCCGTCATGCAGGCATTAGCGGAACGCTATGGGGAAGATCCTGACTTATACGCCCGAGTCGGCTTGCTCCATGACTTTGATTATGAAGCGTTTCCCGAAATTGGCGAACATACAATTCAAGGTGGACGAATTTTGACGGAAGAAGGTTTTCCCGACATTATTGTGGAGGCGATAAAGTCGCATGTCAATGAAAACGGCATTCCCCGTGACACCTTATTAAAACGGGCGATTTATGCAGCGGATGAACTGACCGGATTCATCGTGGCCGCCACTTTGGTACGTCCTAATAAAAGTTTAAGTGAGCTGACTCCCAAATCCGTTATCAAAAAACTCAAAGATAAAAGCTTTGCGAAGGGCGTCAATCGCAATGATGTCTATCAAGGAGCTGAAGGATTGGGAATTGACCTTGATGAGCTTATCCAATTTATCATCAACGCCTTAATCCCACATGCCGAAACATTAGGGCTAAATCCTTAA